Proteins from a single region of Dyadobacter fanqingshengii:
- a CDS encoding glucosamine-6-phosphate deaminase, which yields MKPKLNVYQDYETMSLAAAERVMALLSKKPTAVICLPSGSTPLGMFEILVTANQKGMTDFSQCVFIGLDEWIGFGAEDDGGCRNLLNKDFLKPIGLREDQIVFFDGKAIDPEEECARVNKVVASLGGLDLIILGVGMNGHLALNEPGTPWDSYAHVSELENVTKEVGQKYFKQLTVINQGITVGIRHIMEAKTAILMASGSAKAAVIQRALAFPVTPAFPATALQNHMNAELLLDAEAAKLIEY from the coding sequence ATGAAACCAAAACTCAACGTTTACCAGGATTATGAAACAATGAGCCTTGCCGCGGCCGAGCGTGTAATGGCTCTACTTTCCAAAAAACCCACCGCGGTTATTTGTCTGCCGTCCGGCAGCACACCTCTTGGCATGTTTGAAATTTTGGTAACTGCAAACCAAAAAGGCATGACAGATTTTTCCCAATGCGTTTTTATCGGCCTCGATGAATGGATCGGTTTCGGAGCGGAGGACGATGGGGGATGCAGAAATTTACTGAACAAGGATTTTCTCAAACCAATCGGTTTACGCGAAGATCAGATCGTGTTTTTTGATGGAAAAGCGATTGATCCGGAGGAGGAATGTGCGCGTGTTAATAAGGTTGTGGCAAGTCTCGGCGGCCTGGATCTGATCATCCTCGGCGTGGGCATGAACGGTCATCTTGCTCTTAATGAGCCGGGAACGCCCTGGGACAGTTATGCGCATGTTTCAGAGCTGGAAAACGTAACTAAAGAGGTCGGACAAAAATATTTTAAGCAACTAACAGTTATTAATCAGGGGATTACGGTTGGGATCCGGCACATTATGGAAGCAAAAACGGCAATCCTGATGGCGTCGGGAAGTGCAAAAGCGGCGGTTATTCAGCGTGCACTGGCATTTCCTGTCACACCAGCGTTCCCCGCGACGGCTTTGCAAAACCACATGAACGCAGAACTGCTGCTGGATGCTGAGGCGGCGAAGTTGATAGAATATTAA
- a CDS encoding acyltransferase family protein, whose amino-acid sequence MQRQPEYFSQLDGLRAIAIILVILFHWFPEGQGINVLANGPLGVTLFFVLSGFLITRILLLSRAAVHETGIAQIYKHFLLRRVLRIFPLYYFLLFIIWQAKSIPFIPDINTDFYIYPAHYILYISNFLLEKTTNWSDLLSTLWSLAVEEQFYIFWPLVILSVPLRYMEKVIAGTILLGIISRLVLSFFGHNLGVLMPTCLDAFGLGALWAFVMIYHESPEIFLRNLKIFAAGGLAFFLFFCFTQVDSVLLTLFFRTSMAVFCLFFVAHASYRKGFKSVFGKILDNSALRYIGKISYGLYIYHMVVPSILLPLILKIVHRIFKVEIILTDAVGKTLSLALVITVASLSWFFFESPINGLKKYINLRTVRMRLNRH is encoded by the coding sequence ATGCAAAGACAACCGGAATATTTCTCTCAATTGGATGGCCTGCGCGCGATAGCGATCATTTTGGTCATTCTTTTTCATTGGTTTCCCGAAGGTCAGGGAATTAATGTGCTGGCGAACGGACCGCTGGGAGTAACGCTTTTTTTTGTCCTGAGCGGATTTCTGATCACGCGGATCCTGCTGTTGAGCAGGGCCGCGGTTCACGAAACAGGCATTGCACAAATCTATAAGCACTTTCTGTTGCGACGGGTTTTGCGGATTTTCCCGTTGTATTACTTTCTGCTTTTCATTATCTGGCAGGCTAAATCTATCCCTTTTATTCCAGACATTAATACGGACTTTTACATCTATCCGGCACATTACATTCTTTATATTTCCAATTTTCTTTTGGAAAAAACCACAAACTGGTCAGACCTTTTATCCACATTATGGTCGCTGGCGGTTGAGGAGCAGTTCTATATTTTCTGGCCACTGGTGATCCTGAGCGTTCCGTTGCGTTACATGGAAAAAGTTATTGCCGGAACGATCCTGCTTGGGATTATCAGTCGGCTTGTGCTTTCCTTTTTTGGACATAATTTGGGCGTTTTGATGCCAACATGCCTGGATGCGTTCGGGCTAGGCGCTTTGTGGGCTTTTGTAATGATTTACCATGAATCTCCCGAAATTTTCCTGAGAAACTTGAAGATCTTTGCCGCCGGAGGGCTAGCATTTTTCCTGTTCTTCTGCTTTACGCAGGTTGATTCTGTGTTGTTAACATTGTTTTTCCGCACTTCCATGGCCGTGTTTTGCCTGTTTTTTGTCGCGCACGCCAGTTACAGGAAAGGCTTCAAATCCGTTTTTGGCAAGATCCTGGATAATTCGGCATTGCGATACATTGGCAAGATCAGTTACGGGCTTTACATTTATCACATGGTCGTGCCATCTATTCTGCTGCCGCTCATTCTCAAAATTGTACATCGGATTTTTAAAGTTGAGATCATATTAACCGATGCCGTAGGAAAGACATTAAGCCTTGCGCTGGTGATTACAGTTGCTTCACTTTCCTGGTTCTTTTTTGAGTCGCCGATCAATGGACTCAAAAAATACATTAATCTCCGAACAGTGCGGATGCGGTTGAACAGACATTAA